The Spirosoma radiotolerans genome has a window encoding:
- a CDS encoding AAA family ATPase: MDHFIDHIEIRNFKSIRELNVSGFKRINLFIGRPNVGKSNILEALSLFSFSWSKLTDIIRVENLRELHYNGEVNEKVVVSIKREVSKDFVETCELVFLRSMGITTVGLSRKSTSQPDNIHINDKSAYQINDKFDVFKPSGFNAIFIDEIKKYTFKSDVKLFEKHVSFLLPPFGNNILYVLELMPKLRKQFAQWFRQYGLRLVLDTASQSLKIQKEKGDDEVFQLPYSSVADTLQRIIFYKTAVASNENSVLLFEEPEAHAYPPYIVEFTQEVIKSETNQFFIVTHSPLIVNDFLEGAIDDLAIFMVDFKDGQTVAKPLTRDEIQDVHKYGVDLFFNNEAYLS; the protein is encoded by the coding sequence ATGGATCACTTTATTGACCATATCGAAATCCGTAATTTCAAGTCCATTCGGGAGCTAAACGTAAGTGGGTTCAAGCGCATCAATTTATTTATTGGTAGACCGAATGTTGGTAAGTCTAATATTCTGGAAGCGTTATCGCTGTTTAGTTTTTCTTGGAGCAAGTTGACTGACATAATTCGCGTTGAGAATCTACGCGAGCTTCACTACAACGGTGAGGTCAATGAAAAAGTAGTTGTAAGCATAAAAAGAGAGGTTAGTAAAGACTTTGTAGAGACTTGTGAATTAGTATTTCTAAGGTCGATGGGAATAACCACCGTTGGCTTATCAAGAAAGAGTACTTCTCAGCCAGATAACATTCACATCAATGATAAGTCGGCCTATCAAATCAACGATAAATTTGATGTGTTTAAGCCCAGTGGCTTTAATGCTATCTTTATTGACGAGATAAAGAAATACACGTTTAAGTCAGATGTTAAGCTTTTTGAGAAGCATGTGTCATTTCTATTACCACCCTTTGGAAATAATATCTTGTATGTGCTAGAGTTGATGCCTAAGTTACGAAAACAATTTGCCCAATGGTTCCGGCAATACGGTTTACGTTTAGTATTAGATACTGCAAGTCAATCTTTAAAAATACAAAAAGAGAAAGGGGATGATGAGGTTTTCCAGCTGCCCTACTCATCTGTAGCCGATACGTTACAACGGATCATTTTCTATAAAACGGCCGTTGCTTCCAATGAAAATTCAGTGTTGCTGTTTGAAGAACCAGAGGCTCATGCTTATCCTCCGTACATTGTTGAATTTACGCAGGAAGTTATTAAGTCAGAGACAAATCAATTCTTCATTGTTACCCATAGCCCATTGATAGTCAATGATTTCCTGGAGGGAGCTATCGATGATCTGGCTATTTTTATGGTGGATTTCAAAGATGGGCAAACGGTAGCAAAACCACTAACTAGGGATGAAATCCAAGACGTACATAAGTATGGCGTCGATTTGTTTTTCAATAATGAAGCCTATTTGAGCTAA